The genomic stretch TATACCAGTATGTCCAGAACAACTGGGAGGGCTTACTACACCTAGAAAACCTGCTGAGATTATTAATGGAAGGGTTATAAATATAGATAATGAAGATGTAACAGAAAATTTTATAAAAGGTGCTGATGAGGTACTTAAGCTATCAAAATTATATAGTGTTGAATTGGCTATATTAAAAGAGAAAAGCCCTTCATGCGGATTTGGAGAAATATATGACGGTACTTTTAGTAAAATATTGATAAAAGGTAATGGCATTTGTGCTGATTTGCTTTCTAATAATAATGTAAAAATTATAGGTGAGTGTAAAATAAAAGAATATTTTGAATTATAGTATATTGAATTATTTATTTTATCTTATATAATTAAATTATGTATTTGCTAGAATTTTATGAAATACCAAAAGAAGTTATTTGGGGAGGCAGTTCATTAGCTTCCGTATATTCAAAGCCTTTTGATAAAAGTAAGATTATAGGTGAGAGTTGGGAAATTTGTGATTTGCCTAATGATAATAGTGTAGTGTCCAATGGCGAACTTAAAGGAAAAACTTTATCATATTTGGTGAAAGAATACGGCAGCGAACTTTTAGGAACAAAGTGTAAAGAAGATTATTTTCCTCTTTTAATAAAACTTATAGATGCAAGGGATAAATTATCTATACAAGTACACCCTGATGAAAAATATGCTAATAAAAGACATAATAAGCATGGTAAAAATGAGATGTGGTATGTTATTGATGCCTTGGATAATGCTAAACTTCTTATAGGACTAAAAGAAAATATTACTAAAGAAGATTTAAAAAGAGCTTTGTATAATAAAGAAAATATTGAGGATAAGTTCAATTATTTTCATATAAAAAATGGTGATGCTTTTTATATACCAAGCGGCTGTATACATGCTATATTAGGAAATGCAGTTATATCAGAGATACAAACTCCAAGCGATGTTACTTACAGGCTTTATGATTGGAATAGGGCTGATAAAAATGGAAACTCTAGGGAGCTTCATATAGAAGATTCTTTTAATGTTGTAAAAGATATTAATGCTTTTAACTTAAAATCTGCTAAACATAATAAAATCAAAGATGCATCATTAGAAATTAATATAGTATTTTCTAATGAATACTTTACAGCAGATGAATATATTGTTAGCGGGCAGTATTCTTCTAAAACTAATAAAGAAACTTTTGAAATAATTATGGTTATTGATGGAAATGGTTCGATAGAATCTGATATTCCAAATAATATTATTAAACTTAATATTGGAAAAACGGTTTTGATACCAGCTAGTTTAGGAAATTATATAATAAAAAGTGATAAGTGTATAAAATTTCTGAGGGTAACTGTATAATATGAGCGATATTATTATAGAATTAAAAGATGTTTATAAAACTTTTGGACCTCAAAGAGTACTTAATGGTGTTAATCTTAAGGTTAATAAGGGAGAGACTTTATCTGTTATAGGAAATTCTGGATGCGGTAAAAGCGTGCTTATAAAACATTTAATAGGTCTGCTTCAGCCTGATTCTGGGTCTATAGTTGTAGACGGACAGGATATTAATAAAATTTCTGATAATGAACTTACAGAAGTAAGAAAGAAATTTGCAATGGTGTTTCAAGGAGCTGCATTATTTGACTCATTAAATGTATATGAAAATGTGAGTTTCGGGCTTAGAAGAATAAAAAAAGATATGCCTGAAGATAGAATAAAAGTAAAAGTAGCAGAAGTTCTTGAAATGGTTGGTATGCCAAATATAGAACATAAAATGCCTTCAGAGCTTTCAGGCGGTATGAAAAAACGTGTAGGTTTGGCACGTGCTATTGCTATGGATCCTCAGATACTTCTTTATGATGAACCTACTACTGGATTAGACCCTGTAATGTCTAGGGTTATAGATGATTTAATAGTAAAAATGCAGTCTATTCTTAATGTTACAAGCATTGTTATAACTCATGATATGACTAGTGTATTTAGAATGTCTGATAGAGTTGTTATGCTTCATAAGGGGCAGATTATTGAGGGAGGAGATCCGGATCATTTGGGTGAAACAGATAACCCTCATTTGAAATTCTTCTTTATGAGCAGTATAGCAAAAAAAGGTGAAGATATAGAAAGTATAAGACCAAAAGATTAATTCATTTTTTATATATAATTTTTAGGATAAGGAAAACTATTATGAAAAATAAAGTAAAATTAGGAATATTTTTTATAGTTACATTAGTATTATTTGTAGGTGCTATAATACTTCTCGGCAAGATAAAATTAAAAGGCGACGGATACAGACTTTATGTAGACTATATTTTTATAGGAGATTTGCAGGAGAATGGTAAAGTTTCATACAGAGGCGGCGGCATACAGATAGGTTTCATTGAAAAAATAAGTATTAATCCAGATGGTACTATAAGAGTAACTTTATTTATAACAGATAAAACTGTTGTAATTCCAGAAGGAACAAAATTTTCCATACAAACTGTTGGTTTAGGACTTGGAGAGAAGTATATAATGGTGTCTCCTCCTGCTACTACGACTACAGGTATGACCAGTATAGCAGCAGGAAGTGTGATAAAAGGTGTTGAGCCTTTCAGTATAGAAACTACATTAGGCTCTATTGGAGATATAGGAAAAGATTTAAACTTTCAGGAGTTTTCATCAGTAATAACTAATTTGGCACAGACTATAAATATGATATCAGATATTATAGGTACTAATGAAGTAACTATAACAAAAGCTATTTCAAATGTTAATGATAGTTTAGCCAATATTAATAATATAACTAGAGATTTATCCTATATTATATCAGATGTTGAAAGCGGTAAAGGTACTGCTGGAGCTGTAATGAAAGATCCTACTTTGCAAACTAATATTAACGAAATAATAAATAATATGAGAATATTTAGTGAGAAATTAAGAGATAATCCTTCAACTTTACTATTTAGAGAAACAGAAAAGAAATAATTTTTTATTTATGGGAGATTAATAATGATAGATGATATTATAACATTAATTATGAAAAGTATTAAAAATATTTCAAGCAGCAAAGAAAAGCCTAAAGCATCACTATCAGAAAAAGAAATCGAATACAATAATATATTAAAAGAAATAAATAGTATTCCAAAATCTAAGTTAAATAAATGCTTAAAATCAGCAGAAAAAATAGCTGTAAAAGCAGGTAAATATTCTTTAAAATATTTCGGCTGTCCTAAAAGCATATCCAAGAAAGGAAAAACGGATTTATTTACGGAAGTCGATTTAAAAAATGAAAAGATTATCAGAGAATATTTATTAAAATGCTATCCTAAATTTGGTTTTTATGGGGAAGAATCAAGTACTTCAGATAGTTCTGAAGAAAAGAAATTCACTTGGATAGTAGATCCTATAGACGGAACTAGTAATTTTGTACATGGATATCCATTTTATTGTGTATCAATAGGTCTTGCTTATAAAGGCATACCTATACTTGGAGTTGTTTATGCTCCTTTAACTAATACAGTTTATAAGGCACATATAAAATCTAAATCTTATAAAAATGATAAAGTTATTAGAGTAAGCAGCAGCAGTAAACTAGCAGAATCAATGATAATAACTGGTTTTTATTATAATGCCAGTGTAGATGATGATTTCTTACATGACAGAATGGTGGATTTTGCCAATATGGTAAAAAGAACTCTAGCATTAAGACGTGACGGTTCTGCTGCACTTGATATATGTATGGTAGCAGAAGGAGCAGCAGACGGATTTTTTGAATACGGGCTTTCCCCTTGGGATATATGTGCAGGAACAATTATACTAAAACGTGCAGGCGGAATGGTAAGCAATATAAATATGAAAGAATATGATATTTTCTCAAAAAAACAATATATAGCAAGTAATAAAAAAATTCACAAAGAAATGATAAAGGTACTTGAATAAGTTTTTAATAGGTATAAAATAGGAACAATAAAAAAACAATAAAATATAAGGAATGTTTTATGGTAGAAGGAAAAAGAGGTAAAGTTGTTCAGGTTGTAGGTTCTACCCTAGATGCTGAGTTTGAGGAAGGACATCTTCCTGCTATATTAAATGCACTTTATATAGATAAAGAAATAGAGGGTGTTAAAAGACATATAATTTGCGAAGTTCAGCAGCATTTAGGTGGCGGAAGAGTAAGAGCTATAGCTTTGGAATCTACAGACGGTATATCTAGGGGCGATGATATATTTGATACAGAAAATCACATAATGGTGCCTGTAGGAACTGAAACTATAGGTAGAATTTTTAATGTATTAGGTCAGACAGTTGATAAGGGAGAGCCTGTAGAAGCTAAAGAGTACAGATCTATACATGCTGCTCCGCCTAAATTTGAAACTCTAGAGCCTAAACTTGAAATATTTGAAACAGGTATTAAAGTAATAGACTTATTAGCACCATACATTAAAGGCGGTAAAACAGGTCTTTTCGGCGGTGCTGGAGTAGGTAAGACTGTTCTTATAATGGAGCTTATACATAATATAGCAAGCGAACATGGCGGTTATTCAGTATTTGCCGGTGTTGGTGAAAGAACAAGAGAGGGTAATGATTTATGGTCAGAGATGAAGGAATCGGGAGTTATTAATAAAACTTGTCTTGTTTATGGTCAGATGAATGAGCCTCCGGGAGCAAGACTTAGGGTAGCATTAACAGCATTAACTATGGCAGAATATTTCAGAGATTCGGCAGGTCTTGATGTTCTTTTATTTATAGATAATATATTCAGATTTACTCAGGCCGGCAGTGAAGTATCAGCCCTTTTAGGACGTATGCCTTCGGCAGTAGGTTATCAGCCTACATTGGCAACAGAGATGGGAGGTCTTCAGGAGAGAATTACATCCACTAGAAACGGTTCTATTACATCTATACAGGCGGTTTATGTACCTGCAGATGACCTTACAGACCCAGCTCCTGCTACAGCATTTACTCACCTTGATGCTACTACTGTATTATCAAGAGAAGTTAGTGAAAAAGGTATATATCCTGCAGTAGATCCTCTTGCTTCAACAAGCAGAATACTAGATCCTAACATCTTAGGTCAGGAGCATTATGATACTGCAAGAAGAGTACAGCATATACTTCAAAGATACAGAGATTTGCAGGATATTATTGCTATACTTGGTGCTGATGAGCTTTCTGAAGAGGATAAACTTGTGGTATCTCGTGCTAGAAAAATAGAACAGTTTTTAAGCCAGCCTTTCTTTGTTGGAGAACAGTTTACAGGTCTTCAGGGAAGGTATGTTAAATTGGAGGATACTATTAGAAGTTTTAAAGGTATTTGTAACGGCGATTATGATGATTTGCCAGATCAAGCATTTAGATTTGTAGGATCTATAGAAGAAGCTGTTTCAAAAGCTAAGACTATGAGTAATTAATATATTATTACTGCTAAATAATAATAGTATTATACCGATAGTTTAAATAGTATTCAAAATATTTTATAGGTTGTATAGTATGCTTTTTCAAGTAAATGAAGATAAACTAAAAAGAAGATTAAAATTTTATATACCAATATCTTTTATTATAATGGCCTGTATATCGGTAGGCTCTTATTCTATTCTATTAAGAACAATTTATCAGTTGGAAAACTCATTGATAGGTTATGTGTACTTATTTATATTCCTATTAATGATAGTTATTCCTGTTAGTATGTTTTTTGATTGTTTAAAGGTAGAAAGAGGAAAGTATATACCATTAGGAAAAATATTTGTTATTAAATCAGGTATTGCTGTAATTTTAGTAGCAATTGTATCATATGCTATACACCTATTAACAAAAAAAGTTACTTTATTTGAAATTATTAATATACGTCTTACAATGGTAATATTTTTGATTACCGTGGCTATGACATTCTCATCTATATTTTTTAATATATTAGTAAGACCTTTATATAAAAAGACAGGAAGAAAAGAGTATTATTTGCCTATGGTATACAGTTTTCTGCCTGCTTCTATGGCTACTATGATATTTATTGTTACATTAATTAATGGTTTGCATTACAGATCGGAAATTATTTATGACAGTCAGTATGATATGATGTTAAAAAAAGGTTATGCAAATGATTTTATTAATAATTTTTATGACGGTATGTCTAAATATGTTACAGCAGCAGATAACATATCTACATATATGAAGCTTATATATAGTAATTCTTATACATTAAATAATTATGTAGAAACATTATCTTCGTATTTGAGTACAAGATATGCTAATGATCGTAATATTGCAGGTTTCTCTATTTTTATAAGAGATTTAGAAAATATTAATATAACTCTTAATAGAGAAGACATGAATAGTTTATCTATGGAATGGAAATATGATAATAATAATTTAGTTACAATTAGTACTAATATCAGACCGAATCTTTCTGGAAATAATTTGACAAAAATGTATGAAGGTACTAATTCTATAGTAGATATTATGCCTAATTCAGAGTTGTTTTATATTTATGCTCCTATTATTTTAAATGGTAAAAATATTGGTTTTGTTAGTTTAGAAGTTAGAAGTTCTGTTTATCAGGATATATTAAGCGATATAACTTTTAAAAATAATTTGGATATTTTTATAACAGATGATTTATATGTTATAAAAGCTTCAAATAATCCTTCAGCTTTAGGAAATATGCAGAGAGATTTGGATAATGCTGTTGTTTCTGCTGATATTAAAGATGTTAGAAATAATAATTATAGAAATAATATTAGTGATGTTAAGATTATTGCTTTGAAAAATACAAATAAATTTGTAATTAAATATTCTGTCTTTAATAATTTGTATATTATTAATTTATGGCAGCACAGCAATGCTTATAATAATCAATTGTTTAGGGAAACTATTATAAAATCTTCAGTAGCTATTTATTTGGGATTATTGGCATTTTTAATAGTAATACTAGCATTAATTCTTTCTTTGAGAAAAACTCTTGTATTTGCTAAAAATGTTTCTGATTCTATTAGTGAGGGCGACGGAGATTTAACTATAAGGCTTCCTGTTATCAGTAATAATGAATCAGGAGAGTTAGTTCACTCTTTCAATAAATTCTTGGATAAAGTAAAAAATATTATTGTAAGCGTAAAAAATAATGCTTATACTTTAACCGGAAATATTCAAAACATGAGAGCTTCTATTAGTATTAGTATAAGCGATTTTAATACTATATATAAAGAATTTGAAACAGAGCTTGAAAATTCTAATAAAATAGCAGAATCTTCTGCAAATGCCGCCAGAGTAAGTTTTATGCAGAGAACTAGATTTACTGCTGTTAATGAAACAGTGCAGTTATTGTTAGAAAATATTAATGATATTAATAATAAAATGAAACTACAGTCTGAAGCAGTATCTAAAACAAGCAGTTCTGTACAGCAGATGATGGCTAATATTGTTACTGTAAGCCATGGAGCTACAAAAGCAAATGACTATGCTAAAATACTTTATACAGAAGCTCAGGACGGAAGTAATATAGGGGAATCTGTTGTGGATTCTATTCAAAGTATTAAAGAATATTCTAAACAGATTACAAATATTACTCAGGTTATACATAATATTGCAGAACAGACTAACCTTTTGGCTATGAATGCGGCAATAGAAGCAGCACATGCAGGAGAGCATGGAAGAGGATTTACAGTTGTTGCTGATAAAATTAGAAAATTGGCCGAAGATACCGGAGAAAACTCTAAAATAATTAATGAAATCATTGAAGAAACTACTCAGGCTATAGATAAAACTGTATCTTTAGCTTTTAGAAGTTCTGAATCTATGGAAAAGATTTTGGAGGGTTCTAATACTCTTGCTGATTTAATATCTACTATATCAGGTGCTAATGACGAGCTTGACATAGGAAGACGTGAAATACTTATGAATATTACTAACTTAAATAATATTACTGAAGATGTTCAGGAGCTTTCGCTTAAGCAAATGCAGATGAGTTCGGCTGTTAGTCAGAATATTTCCAGTGTTGATAAATTGGCTGAAGATGTTGTTAATGTTGTTAATGCTACAGAAAGCGATATGAAAGAGCTTGTAAATTCTATAGAGAATGTTTCTAATCTTTCTACTACAAGCAGTAATAATATGGAAGTTATGGATAAGAGAATTAAAGAACTTCAATATATATTCCTACAGCTATACAAATTAGTTATATCTTTCAAAACTGAAAAGACTGAGGAAGAGCTTGCTAAAGATAAAGGTAAAACTACATCTGTAGATAAGGAAAGATTAAAATTAGAACGTAAGGCAGAAAAACAAAGGGTTAAAGAAGAAAAGAGAAGATTAAAAGAATTAAAAAAAGAAAGCAATAGAGTAAAAAATAGATAAAAATAAATATGTATTTTAATTATGAAAAGAGTTAGTATTTTTGTATTTATATTTCAGCTATTACTCTTTAGCATAGTATTCTCTGAAATAACTCATAAATTCTATTGGAATTTAGAGAAAGGAAAAAGAATAGAATCTGTTAAAACTGCTGATGTAGAATATTATGAGAATGGTATATTAACAAGTATATACAAGGAAAGAAATATCGTTGATTTAACTGTTATTGCTATTGCCCCTAAAGGCGGATACAGAGTTAGCGGAGTATTTAAAATTTTTAGAATGATGAAAGGCGAAAAAGTTTTTCATCTTGATGAAGAGTATACAAGCGATTTTATTATACATACTAATGGTAAATTTGAAGTGCCTTATAATTATTTTATGCCTAATGTAAGGCATGTCCCCACTTTTCCAGATAATGAAATTAAACTTACAGAATCTTGGAACAGAGAATCTATTGAAATT from Brachyspira murdochii DSM 12563 encodes the following:
- a CDS encoding DUF523 domain-containing protein, with product MNILVSACLLGVKCRYDGNDNKSDIIIKLISRGYNIIPVCPEQLGGLTTPRKPAEIINGRVINIDNEDVTENFIKGADEVLKLSKLYSVELAILKEKSPSCGFGEIYDGTFSKILIKGNGICADLLSNNNVKIIGECKIKEYFEL
- a CDS encoding type I phosphomannose isomerase catalytic subunit yields the protein MYLLEFYEIPKEVIWGGSSLASVYSKPFDKSKIIGESWEICDLPNDNSVVSNGELKGKTLSYLVKEYGSELLGTKCKEDYFPLLIKLIDARDKLSIQVHPDEKYANKRHNKHGKNEMWYVIDALDNAKLLIGLKENITKEDLKRALYNKENIEDKFNYFHIKNGDAFYIPSGCIHAILGNAVISEIQTPSDVTYRLYDWNRADKNGNSRELHIEDSFNVVKDINAFNLKSAKHNKIKDASLEINIVFSNEYFTADEYIVSGQYSSKTNKETFEIIMVIDGNGSIESDIPNNIIKLNIGKTVLIPASLGNYIIKSDKCIKFLRVTV
- a CDS encoding ABC transporter ATP-binding protein, producing the protein MSDIIIELKDVYKTFGPQRVLNGVNLKVNKGETLSVIGNSGCGKSVLIKHLIGLLQPDSGSIVVDGQDINKISDNELTEVRKKFAMVFQGAALFDSLNVYENVSFGLRRIKKDMPEDRIKVKVAEVLEMVGMPNIEHKMPSELSGGMKKRVGLARAIAMDPQILLYDEPTTGLDPVMSRVIDDLIVKMQSILNVTSIVITHDMTSVFRMSDRVVMLHKGQIIEGGDPDHLGETDNPHLKFFFMSSIAKKGEDIESIRPKD
- a CDS encoding MlaD family protein; the encoded protein is MKNKVKLGIFFIVTLVLFVGAIILLGKIKLKGDGYRLYVDYIFIGDLQENGKVSYRGGGIQIGFIEKISINPDGTIRVTLFITDKTVVIPEGTKFSIQTVGLGLGEKYIMVSPPATTTTGMTSIAAGSVIKGVEPFSIETTLGSIGDIGKDLNFQEFSSVITNLAQTINMISDIIGTNEVTITKAISNVNDSLANINNITRDLSYIISDVESGKGTAGAVMKDPTLQTNINEIINNMRIFSEKLRDNPSTLLFRETEKK
- a CDS encoding inositol monophosphatase family protein, translating into MIDDIITLIMKSIKNISSSKEKPKASLSEKEIEYNNILKEINSIPKSKLNKCLKSAEKIAVKAGKYSLKYFGCPKSISKKGKTDLFTEVDLKNEKIIREYLLKCYPKFGFYGEESSTSDSSEEKKFTWIVDPIDGTSNFVHGYPFYCVSIGLAYKGIPILGVVYAPLTNTVYKAHIKSKSYKNDKVIRVSSSSKLAESMIITGFYYNASVDDDFLHDRMVDFANMVKRTLALRRDGSAALDICMVAEGAADGFFEYGLSPWDICAGTIILKRAGGMVSNINMKEYDIFSKKQYIASNKKIHKEMIKVLE
- the atpD gene encoding F0F1 ATP synthase subunit beta encodes the protein MVEGKRGKVVQVVGSTLDAEFEEGHLPAILNALYIDKEIEGVKRHIICEVQQHLGGGRVRAIALESTDGISRGDDIFDTENHIMVPVGTETIGRIFNVLGQTVDKGEPVEAKEYRSIHAAPPKFETLEPKLEIFETGIKVIDLLAPYIKGGKTGLFGGAGVGKTVLIMELIHNIASEHGGYSVFAGVGERTREGNDLWSEMKESGVINKTCLVYGQMNEPPGARLRVALTALTMAEYFRDSAGLDVLLFIDNIFRFTQAGSEVSALLGRMPSAVGYQPTLATEMGGLQERITSTRNGSITSIQAVYVPADDLTDPAPATAFTHLDATTVLSREVSEKGIYPAVDPLASTSRILDPNILGQEHYDTARRVQHILQRYRDLQDIIAILGADELSEEDKLVVSRARKIEQFLSQPFFVGEQFTGLQGRYVKLEDTIRSFKGICNGDYDDLPDQAFRFVGSIEEAVSKAKTMSN
- a CDS encoding methyl-accepting chemotaxis protein, whose product is MLFQVNEDKLKRRLKFYIPISFIIMACISVGSYSILLRTIYQLENSLIGYVYLFIFLLMIVIPVSMFFDCLKVERGKYIPLGKIFVIKSGIAVILVAIVSYAIHLLTKKVTLFEIINIRLTMVIFLITVAMTFSSIFFNILVRPLYKKTGRKEYYLPMVYSFLPASMATMIFIVTLINGLHYRSEIIYDSQYDMMLKKGYANDFINNFYDGMSKYVTAADNISTYMKLIYSNSYTLNNYVETLSSYLSTRYANDRNIAGFSIFIRDLENINITLNREDMNSLSMEWKYDNNNLVTISTNIRPNLSGNNLTKMYEGTNSIVDIMPNSELFYIYAPIILNGKNIGFVSLEVRSSVYQDILSDITFKNNLDIFITDDLYVIKASNNPSALGNMQRDLDNAVVSADIKDVRNNNYRNNISDVKIIALKNTNKFVIKYSVFNNLYIINLWQHSNAYNNQLFRETIIKSSVAIYLGLLAFLIVILALILSLRKTLVFAKNVSDSISEGDGDLTIRLPVISNNESGELVHSFNKFLDKVKNIIVSVKNNAYTLTGNIQNMRASISISISDFNTIYKEFETELENSNKIAESSANAARVSFMQRTRFTAVNETVQLLLENINDINNKMKLQSEAVSKTSSSVQQMMANIVTVSHGATKANDYAKILYTEAQDGSNIGESVVDSIQSIKEYSKQITNITQVIHNIAEQTNLLAMNAAIEAAHAGEHGRGFTVVADKIRKLAEDTGENSKIINEIIEETTQAIDKTVSLAFRSSESMEKILEGSNTLADLISTISGANDELDIGRREILMNITNLNNITEDVQELSLKQMQMSSAVSQNISSVDKLAEDVVNVVNATESDMKELVNSIENVSNLSTTSSNNMEVMDKRIKELQYIFLQLYKLVISFKTEKTEEELAKDKGKTTSVDKERLKLERKAEKQRVKEEKRRLKELKKESNRVKNR